ATGATCCCGCTGCCATGAACCTCACCCTCAACAACGCAGCGAACGTGACCGAATACTACAGGGGTATTGGGGAAAAGGTGAAAATCGAGGTGATTACGTTCGGCCCTGGCCTGCACATGCTGCGCGACGATACCTCGCCGGTGAAAGCTCGAATCGAGGAGATGGCCCTCAGCTCGCCTGAAGTGTCGTTCAAGGCATGCGCTAACACCCAGGAGAGGATGCAAAAGGCGGAGAACAAGTCCATACCGATCATCAAGGGGGCGGACGTCGTGAAATCGGGCGTTGTGCGCGTGATGGAGTTGCAGGAAAAGGGATGGGCCTACGTGAAGCCGTGAGAGCTGGAGGGGACGGGACCTCTTCAGGGCGGGCAGGGGCAACAAGCCCCTCCCAGGGGACTGGGTCGGGTGAGATCCCGAGTGTCCGCCCCTCGATGTGTCCCAAATCCGAACTTTTGCTCGAGACCTACGGCACCAACCATCGGATCGGGAATAACAGCGGCCCCTGAAGCTCATTTGCAGGACGGTGCCACTGCACTCGGTAAGTTCAAATCGCGGCTCGTGGCGATGGTGCTCGCGATCTGCGCTGACGCAAAACAAGGGCCGACTACCAAAGCCGACCGTCTCGCTTGGGAAATTGAAATGACCAAGACGCACTAGACGGTCGTCCTTTCTGGCTCGCGGCCCGAATAGTGCCGTTAGAAGACCCGCCGATTTCAGCTCGGCGGGCCGTTTTCTTTCGTTTTGGCTCAGTCGCTAGACTTGTCGCTTACCAAAAGCGAACTCGTGGGAGGCATGTCGGACCAGATCTCGCGGCCCGAATCGCGCAACGGTGATATCGTCCGGCGGCTGAAGCCGCTCCGTTCTTTGTTGGGCTTTTGAAGTGGCGCACAATCCAAAGCAAAAGCTGGATCGACGTTCGCGCATACCGACGAAATCTAAAGGGACGCTTGCGCTTGTAGCGTCCCATTCGTTGCTGCCGGAGTGGCGGCATTGGAACCGGGAGCAAGCCTTCTCTTCCGGGCCGTCGTGACGTGCGTGGGCCGATGAAGGTTTGCTGCTCCGTCGCGGTCGGGCAACATTGGAATCCTCAGCACGGCGGAAACAGTACTCAGGAAGTTAGCCGAGGGCGAAGCGCGCCTGCTCGAGCTTGTTGACGGTGCGTTCGGCCCAACCAAGCAACGACGGATTGGTCACGCAGAGGGCAGCCTCTTTCATGTACATCTCGAGTCGTCTAGCGGCAGGCCGTCCGCCGTTAGGCTCTGCATCGCCAACTGTTCATCCCTTAGACGTCTTTCCACGAATTGCCGCTCTTGCTCCGTCAGCGTGCCTCTGAGCAATCGGCGATAGCGATGGATGTTGTTACTGTATACCTTCAGGCGCACCAACCGCTCGTCGATCATCTTTATCCACCATGCAGGACTGGGACTAAGCGAACCTGGCTCAGCCGCCGATCATTTTTAGCAAATGGTGCAGAGAGGCGGGAACAGTCAGCCCTCCATCCTGCGCCACTTAACAGTAACCCTCCTCTGCAGAAGGTTGACCTGGAAATTTGGGGGTATTTCGGCCAAACGATAGTTACGACGCGGGGCCCATGTCCTGCGTCGCCGAAGGCTAGCTGGAGTCCGGCCGTGCCGTCAGACCTTCAAACGACCTGAGGCTTTCACCATGAAGATAACGAGACGGCGAGCGTCTCCTGCGCGTTGCCTCTCTGGGGTCAAAAGATGGGGGGTGAAAACACGGGCTCGAACTTGTTCATGGCGCGAACAGATGTGGCCACCACGCATGAATGGCCCGTATGGAGGACGGCCAGGAAAGGATCCGCAAGGCCGAAAAAGAGGGCATCCCGATTGTTCGCCAGGCGGAGGCGGTGGAGTGAGGGGACGTGCGCGTGTTGGAACTGCAGGAGAAGAGCAGGTCCCATAAAGCCGCGATCCACAACCTAACCCGAAAGGGGCGGGTGGGTCCTCCATGCGGATTATAGGCTCCGCGCCGAGGCGGGGCGCATAATGCCGCACCTCAACAGATCGTATCGCCATGCGATGGGTAATTGCAGTGGATCGCACGGTTCTCCTCGAGAATGTAGGTGTAGGCTCGTCGCCTAGCCACCTGCTCAAGATGGGACGACCCGCGCTCTTGTGGACGAGCGTCGCCATGTTCGCAATGGCGTGCGCGCCGGAAACACGAGCGTCGCCCGATGCGGCGCGCCCCTCTGCAGATGCGCAACACGTGACGGCTGCTCGCAATCTCGATTCTCCGAGAGCGACACAGGACAGCAATCCCGAAGCCGTGCCACCGGGCCGAGGCGGCAAAGACAAATCGGCGCCGGTTGTGCAGGAAACGTCCACCGAGATTGGAAAGTCTCCGGAACAGGATTCCCATTGGGGAGAGAGACTGTCCTGTGAACTCTCCAGTGCAAGGCTTGATATTGGCCTGCTGCAGCGTATCGAGCAGGAGCGCGGGCGGGCGGAGTGGTTGGAGCAGGATCTTGCGGCAGCAAGACGCGACGTCGAAGTTCAAGCGGCACTGGCGACGAAAGCGCTCGAAGACGCTGCCAGGGTGAAGCAGACCGCGCAGGGCGGTGCGGAGCTGCAGAACGCCCTGCAACAGGCGCGTGAGCAGGCAGGAAGGCTGGAACAGGATCTCGCGGCAGCGCGCCGTGACGTCGAGGCCCAGACTGCACTCGCAAAACAGGCTGACGCGGAGGTGTCCCGGCTGAAGCGAGCGGGGGAGAGCGGCGCAGCCGGGCCAAGGCAATCGTGCGCAAGGGCCGATGCGCCGGCAGACGACCTTTCTTTGGCGCGGAGCGCAATTGACGCCTATGAGGCTCAAGCCCGCAAGGCTGGAGGAAAATTGGCCGAACTCAAGCAGGCAGCTGCGGGCGGCGCGATGTGGCTTCGCGGCCCAGACGAGCGCGACAGGTTCGCACGTCTGGAGCAAGACCTTGCGGCCGCGCGACGAGAGATCAAGACACAGGTCGCAGTCGCGGCGAAAGCGGACGAGGAAGCGTCCCGCCTGAGGGAGTCGGGGGATAGGGGCGAGGCCGAGCTGCAACAGGAGCGCGAGAAGTCCGCGCGGTTGGAGGCGGATCTTGCGACGACGCGGCGCGGTCTCGAGGCCCAGATCGCCCTCGCAACGAAAGCGGGTGAGGAAACCTCCCGACTGAAAGCAGCAAGCGAAAGCGACGCGGCGAAGCTGCAGGCATCCCTGCGACAGGAACGCGAGCGGTCCGCGCGGCTTGATCAGGATCTAGCGGCTGCGAGGCGTGATTTGGAGTCCGCGGCCGCGCTCGCGACGAAAGGAGACGAGGAGTCCTCTCGGCTGAAAACAGCAGGGGAGAGCGGCACGCTGGACCTGCAAAAGGAGCGTGAGCGGTCCGCGCGGTTGGAGGAGGAGCTCGCGGCGGCACGGCATGATCTCGAGGCGCAGACTGCGTTGGCTGCAAAGGTAGGCGAGGAAGTCTCGCGGCAGAAGCGGGCGGTGGAAGCCGGTGCTTCTGATCTGAAGCAATCGCGCGCGAAGGCCGACGCGCTCGAGCGGGACCTTTCCCTGGCGGCCAGCTCGATCTACGCGTACGAGGCGCAGTCCCGCAAATCCGTAGAAGAAGCGGCGAACCTCAGGCAGGCGGCTGAAAGCGGCGCGGCGGCATTGCAGGAGTCGCTGCAGTCGGCGCGGCAGCGGGCTGATAGGCTGGAGCAGGACTTGGCGGCGGCGCGGCACGACGTCGAGACCAAGGCTGCGCTGGTGGCGAAAGAAGGTGAGGAGACGTCCCGGCTGCAAGCGGCGGGGAAGATCGCAGCCGTGGACCTGCAAAAGGAGCGCGAGCGGTCCGCACGGCTCGAACGGGATCTGGCTGCAGCGCGCCGCGACGTCGCGTCCAAGACGGCGCTGGTAACCAAGACAGCCGAGGAAATGTCCCGGCTGATAACAGCGGGGAAGAGCGGCGCGGCGGACCTGCAAAAGGAGCGTGAGCGGTCCGCGCGGCTCGAGCAGGATCTCGCGGCAGCGCATCGGGATAGCGAGACCCAGACGGCGCGGGCGGCAAAGGCGAACGAGGAAGTCTTGCTGCAGAAGCAAGCAGCGGAAGCCGGTGCTGCCGAGTTGAGGCAATTGCGCGCAAGGGCAGACGCGCAGGCTCGGAATCTCCCGCTGTCGCAAAGCGCAATCGGCGCGTATGAGATCCAGGCCCGCAAAGCGCATGGCGCTACGTTAGGCGTCGTGACGACCGGTTCGATCGCTCCGGACAAATCCATCGAAGTGGCCGCTCCAATCGTCGAGCAGACACTCGCGGCGCCTGCCAGCGCTGTCGCTCAACCTGCTTCCGAGCGGGCTGCGGCGGCCGCAGGGTTGGTTGCGCGGGCGAGCGCGCTGCTCCGGCAGGGCGATATAGGCGCGGCACGGCTTGTACTCGAGCGCGCCGTCGAGATGGGCAGCGCGCAGGCGAGCTTCGCGCTGGCAGAAACCTACGATCCATTAGTTCTTGCGAAATGGGGAACTTACGGCACGCTTGGCAATGCGAGCAAAGCGAAAGCCCTTTATGCCGCGGCCGGCTCTGCAGGAGTCGAGGCGGCGAAAGCGCGGCTGGAGGCGCTGCGCCGCTAGTTTTGTCTGCACGTGCCAATCCACCATCGATGTCAGCGCAATGGCTCCATCGCGAGGCGTCGCTGTCCCAAGGCCGTTTTGCAGATCTCAGCTGGCGCTCGATCGGGAGGTATTATCGTAGTGGGCTCCGAACGGGAAATGAACTCGCCGCGGCTGGCTTCGCAAGACCCGCGATGGTCTCATGATAACGGCCGTAGACGGCGGCTTGGCAGCGCGTCGATCAATCGTGCAGTTTGGATGCCTGACGCGGGACAGCCTCGTTGCGCATTTCAGTACGTGGATCAGGTGTCGAGTCGCGCGATAGCCAGAGACGTGCTCGTTCGAAACGTAGGACGGCGCTGCCGGCAAAAACGCCTGCGGCGCCTCCAGCAACTTTTTGGAGTGCATCTAAGATTCGCGCGTGTCGATCCGGAGTAAGCAATTGCAGAAGCTCAAGCAACGCGGCGCTGCCCAATACGATGGTTAAGACCGAAAGAGTGCGTCCGGGATATGCTAAGCAGAAGCCCATGCCGAGAAGGGCAAATGCTACAAGATGCTCCAGACTCGACGACGTCAAAATTGGTCTGTCCCTTAGCGGCGACAGGGTCGAATAAGCAATGACACACAGACAGGCCCAAGCAGCGAACTTAAGCAGTTTCTGAGGCATGAGTTGTTCCTGTCGGCTTTGCCCTATTGCCTGCGCGCATCCGCGCGGGCCGAGCCGTTGACGTGCTTGATCGGAGGCCGCGCGGCGCCATGCTCAAGACGAACGTCGGCGGTCATGATCATGCAGGGAAGTTCGAGGCCCATCGGGTTCAGTGAGAACCTTGTCGATTTCGGCTTGCCGGTGCTCAGGGCCGAGGAAGGGAATCGGCATCCCGGCGTCTTTTACCCCGCCGCTGCGCGACGCCAACCGGAGCGCGGCGTCAAGGGCGGAGCCGTCGTCGCCCATGGCCGGCTTAACGTAGATCTCGTCGAATAGACCAGGCTGAGGCCGGATCTGCTGGTGCCCACGATCCCCCCTGGTCCTCATCACCTAGCGCCGACCCGCGGCGAATCAGCGGCGGTCACGTCAGTCCGGCCCGTCGCCGACGGGGCGCCTAAACTGCCCACTTTTCGGAAAGGCAGGTCAGGAAGATCCTGGTATCGCAGCGTGACCTCCACCGCGTCACCCGGCTGCAACTCGGTGTCTTCGCTCGCGACGATTCGATCCGGTCCCTTTTCGCCCTTCCTAATGATGGCAATGTCCGGCTTGCTGCCGGCTCCTTGTAGAAGTTGCGAGCGAACCATCGCGGTGTATTGAAGCTTCTCGCCGACGCTCTGCAGCTTCTCGCGAATCTCATTGAGCTTGACGCTGGAGTCTTGCAGCTCTCGGAGCAGGTCGAGCCTACGCTGGTCGTCGAGCTTTGCCAGCCTTCTGACAAACTCGTCCTGCAGCTTCTTGACCTGTAGTAGTTGCGCTGAAGTCTGCAGCTTTCGGGTTGACGACACCAGAACCGCGCGGCGCGCATCCGTCACTCGAGGGCTAATCAACGCCCCCTTGCCGTACAGATCGGTCGATTTTTGCAGATCGTCGAGATCCGTCTGGAGTGCCTCGTCATCCTTCTTCTGTTGCTCCGACAGCACGCGAACCTCGTCATCTCCCTGTCGAACGCCGCGTTGAAGGTACGCCTTCTCCTGCTGATAATCGCTCTGCTTCGTCTTCAAATATTCCTGTTCCGCATTGAGAATCTCGGAAATCGCCGATCGGCTTGCGGGCCCGTCCGTCAGAATGCCCGGGTTGAGCTGCGTTGCCTCTCCGAGCTCACTCTTGACGCGCCACATGCGCGCCTGTTCTTTGGCGAGTTCTGTCCAAAGCGACCCATACTGGCTTCTCAAGTCCGCTGACTCGAGAGACGGGTTATTCATTCTGATCCGAAGGACGTCGTAGCCACCTGCTACGGCCACGAGCTGGCGTGCAGTGATAGACGGACGATAAGGATATTCACCCGGCCTCGACACGTCTCCATTTATGTATATCGGCCTGTACTCCGCCACGGTCGCCGTGATCTCATCTGCTTCTATTACGATCGCGACCTCGCGACCATCCGAGCTCCTCTGGCGAAACACCTTGCTGGCGAGCGCAGCTCCGATTTTGGCCCGGATCTGCGGTAAGGGCAGGCCGGCCACGGGAAGCGTTCCTACTAGCGCCAATGAAATGTTCCCATCCATTTGAACGGGAGCACGTTGCCGCAGGTCGGGCACACCGGCGACTGAGACCTCCAGTACATCTCCGACGTTCACGCGATATTCCGCCTTTGCGTGAGTGATCGAAAATGTCAGGCCAACAGCCACCAAGGCCCATTTGATGCAACAACCGAGGTTGCTGCCAAAGGCATTAACCTTGAGAAAATTGCGCGGTGTGGAGATCGCCATGGAAGCAACTTTCAGTACAGACGTGGTCACCACGATAAAATCCTTCAAATTTGATGGCGGGTGCCAATGCGTCAAACGTTGCTGACGCTGGGGTAAGGGCGATCGGGAAAAACCCACGTTCCGTTCCCTCATCGACGCTAGGGGGCAGGCCTTCGTACCCATGTTTCGATTGATCGGAGCCCTGTTGGATCGTCCACGTCCCATCGGCCCCATTGAATTCGGGATGAGCGCAACGGACGGCTGCCGCGACTCTAATCCGGTAGTGCCGCGGCTCAACGGACCATTGTAATTACCCATTTATTGCCTTTCCCAACCAGTGACCCGGAATGTACTGATTCAACCGGAGACGTGCGATTGGGCCGTAGAGTAGAGTGCAATGATTGGAATGAGTTATGCGTCCCTCCTCAATTTGCTGGCTCCCACCAGGTTTCCGGCACACTCGGCCGACGACAGCAGGGCCAACTCAGCAAGCGTCGGTATAGGCCGGTCGTTTGCCTCTTCAGTCTGGCGGCTATCGAATTCGTTGCCCATCGTGCCTTCGGCCTCTTCTCGCAGCGGTCGTCTATCACCGGTTGATGCATTGTGTTGCGCGTTGATGAGACGCGTTCTGCTGCATCTTCCACTACGGACCCTTTTGTTAAGTCGCCTGTGGACTTGAGCTAGCTGTCGTCGCGGAGCCTCAACTATCAGCGTTGGTACGGAAATGCTGCAGCAAAC
The genomic region above belongs to Bradyrhizobium arachidis and contains:
- a CDS encoding VanZ family protein, whose product is MPQKLLKFAAWACLCVIAYSTLSPLRDRPILTSSSLEHLVAFALLGMGFCLAYPGRTLSVLTIVLGSAALLELLQLLTPDRHARILDALQKVAGGAAGVFAGSAVLRFERARLWLSRDSTPDPRTEMRNEAVPRQASKLHD
- a CDS encoding polysaccharide biosynthesis/export family protein encodes the protein MVTTSVLKVASMAISTPRNFLKVNAFGSNLGCCIKWALVAVGLTFSITHAKAEYRVNVGDVLEVSVAGVPDLRQRAPVQMDGNISLALVGTLPVAGLPLPQIRAKIGAALASKVFRQRSSDGREVAIVIEADEITATVAEYRPIYINGDVSRPGEYPYRPSITARQLVAVAGGYDVLRIRMNNPSLESADLRSQYGSLWTELAKEQARMWRVKSELGEATQLNPGILTDGPASRSAISEILNAEQEYLKTKQSDYQQEKAYLQRGVRQGDDEVRVLSEQQKKDDEALQTDLDDLQKSTDLYGKGALISPRVTDARRAVLVSSTRKLQTSAQLLQVKKLQDEFVRRLAKLDDQRRLDLLRELQDSSVKLNEIREKLQSVGEKLQYTAMVRSQLLQGAGSKPDIAIIRKGEKGPDRIVASEDTELQPGDAVEVTLRYQDLPDLPFRKVGSLGAPSATGRTDVTAADSPRVGAR
- a CDS encoding DsrE family protein; the encoded protein is MRNLEYVTKLIVVGTIAGLAFTSFAAAQHNYWTMNTQPATERAPEAQKFRKSRAAAETSRRSAFARMHNPVAPKKEHHLVLQVNTNDPAAMNLTLNNAANVTEYYRGIGEKVKIEVITFGPGLHMLRDDTSPVKARIEEMALSSPEVSFKACANTQERMQKAENKSIPIIKGADVVKSGVVRVMELQEKGWAYVKP